One Fuerstiella marisgermanici DNA window includes the following coding sequences:
- a CDS encoding alpha/beta hydrolase family protein, which produces MAFRFLPASTLHSLVTLCVIGVTTGLNCPTSVAQDDKEAAMTVDPWENIDAIKAKVPDVTWLDQDQPIHSLLYGGELFKGKPTEVFAFYASPITLGNAKPGDTFPGVVLIHGGGGTAFAQWVHLWAKRGYAAIAMDLSGMRPPAPEYDKATGLAIGPRRNKGRVRLENGGPLHGHPQKFDSIGGAISDDWPFHAVANVVRAHSLIRSFPEVEKDRTAVTGISWGGYTTCLAASLDDRFKAAVPVYGCGFLHQGESVQKQAIDALKQRRMDWVRAYDPGSLLPRCRVPILFVNGTNDKHYPLDSYMKSFQVVPGEKQLRITVKMPHGHQPGWEPPEIGKFIDAKCRDGIPLPVPETPVVKDNRVTVSFHSKTKVTSAELHFTTDEGPRMNRDWKTIPGTIDGTTITADAPPESANTWFLTLTDETGAIVSTTVVFK; this is translated from the coding sequence ATGGCGTTTCGGTTCCTTCCTGCGAGTACCCTTCACAGCCTGGTGACACTTTGTGTCATCGGTGTTACTACTGGACTGAATTGTCCGACTTCGGTCGCTCAGGACGACAAAGAGGCGGCCATGACTGTTGACCCGTGGGAAAATATTGACGCGATCAAAGCGAAAGTGCCGGACGTGACCTGGCTGGATCAGGACCAGCCGATTCATTCATTGCTTTACGGCGGAGAATTGTTCAAAGGGAAGCCGACGGAAGTCTTCGCCTTCTACGCGTCGCCGATTACGCTGGGTAATGCGAAACCGGGTGACACGTTTCCCGGAGTCGTTTTGATTCACGGTGGAGGCGGAACGGCATTCGCCCAATGGGTTCATCTTTGGGCCAAACGTGGTTACGCGGCTATCGCGATGGACCTGTCCGGCATGCGTCCACCGGCTCCTGAATACGACAAAGCAACCGGACTTGCCATTGGCCCTCGACGCAACAAGGGCAGAGTTCGCCTGGAAAACGGCGGTCCGTTACATGGCCACCCGCAAAAGTTTGATTCGATTGGAGGCGCCATCAGCGACGACTGGCCGTTTCATGCGGTGGCAAACGTTGTTCGAGCACACTCGTTGATTCGCAGCTTTCCGGAAGTCGAAAAAGACCGCACAGCTGTCACCGGCATTAGCTGGGGCGGCTACACAACCTGTCTTGCGGCCTCGCTGGACGACCGCTTCAAAGCGGCGGTTCCTGTCTACGGTTGCGGCTTTCTGCATCAGGGCGAGTCTGTCCAGAAGCAAGCAATTGATGCACTGAAGCAACGACGTATGGACTGGGTACGCGCCTACGATCCCGGTAGTCTGCTGCCACGCTGTCGCGTTCCAATTCTGTTTGTGAACGGAACAAATGACAAGCACTATCCGCTGGACAGCTACATGAAAAGCTTTCAGGTTGTGCCCGGCGAGAAGCAGCTTCGCATTACCGTGAAAATGCCTCACGGACACCAGCCGGGCTGGGAACCACCTGAAATTGGCAAGTTCATCGATGCCAAATGTCGCGACGGTATCCCTCTGCCCGTTCCGGAAACTCCGGTGGTCAAAGACAATCGCGTGACGGTGTCGTTTCATTCAAAAACCAAAGTCACGTCGGCCGAGTTGCACTTCACAACCGACGAAGGGCCACGAATGAACCGCGACTGGAAAACAATACCTGGGACGATCGATGGCACGACGATCACAGCCGATGCTCCTCCTGAATCGGCCAACACGTGGTTCCTGACATTGACCGACGAAACAGGAGCCATCGTCAGCACAACGGTTGTGTTTAAATAA